The following nucleotide sequence is from Gammaproteobacteria bacterium.
GGCCAAGCAAATTCAACACAATACCTGATGCATGTCGCATCATTATTGGGTGACCCATTTCAAATCCAATATCGACGATCAATTCAAATCCGAATTTCTTGTAGAATTCAGTTGCACGTTGTTTCTCTTTTACACGAATACCAATGTGATCAATCTTTTGTATTGATACCATCGAAGTTCTCCTTATATATAGTAATTAAACTGTCCGACGTGTTTTAAATAACAGACTCCATGCGAAGCCTGTCATTTCTACTCTTCTATCTATTTCCATTCCTTGTCTGGATCCATCTTGAACAAATATTCCATGAAGATTCGTGTGACCTCTTTTTCGGTAGCGTTGCGTGCATGATCACGTTGAAGTTCTGCCAAGACGACATTCCAAGTAATTGGTTTTACACCAGCAATTTCCATACGCTTCATACCGTTGTCGTGTGAAAGCTGCGAAATGCTGCCAATCGTATCCTCCGGAACCAGCACTTCGTAACCGGTGTTCGCCGCCTCAATCGCTGGGTAAGCCAAACATACATCAGTCCACAACCCGCCCATGATAAGTTTTGTTCGACCCGTTGCTTTAACAGCAGCAACAAACTCAGGCTCTTCCCACGCATTTACGTTGGTACGATCTATGATAACCGCATTGGGTGCCAGTGCTTTGAGTTCTTCAATGAAAGGCTGCGAACCGTTCAAGCCAACACCAACATGTGAAAAAATAATCGGCAAATCAAAATGCACAGCTGATTTCACCAATGCGGTTGTATTGTTAAGTAGATCTTCATGGTTGATGCTTTTGACGCCCATCAAAATATGAGGTTGATAGTCAATGAGTATCAGAGCGGAGTTGGTAGGCGAGATGAAAGGATCTTCATTTGGGTTTCGATGAGGTGTGCCTTGATAGTTATCTGGATATTGGGCGACCCCATTTACTGTTTTAATCATGGTTTCTCCTTCCGCCGAAGCAGTTTGTATAGTGGTTAATAAAGCTGCTATAGCGACTAAAGCGATAACAGGAAGTCTATAAATCTTCATTTGTAGCGTTCTCCTGAGTAGTAAGGTGGTATGTCGCTACTATCCATCGTTTCAATTTCTTTCACTAGCTAGTAAAATAACAATTTAGTGTTCTATTAATGGAACGATAATGAATAATTTGAATGACATGGCCATCTTTGCCAAAGTGGCTGAATTCCAAGGTATTTCGCCTGCTGCGCGTGCATTACGCATGCCTAAATCTAAGGTAAGTCGCCGTATGGCAGCTCTAGAAGCTGAGTTGGGTGTGCGCTTGCTTGAAAGAAGCACAAGAGCAGTACACCTCACCGAAGTTGGCGAGATATTTTTTCAATCCTGCAAACGAATAGTTGAAGAAGCGGAAGGTGCTAGAGAATCCGTTATACAAATGCTCGAAATTCCGCGTGGCCGGTTACGCGTTAATGCTTCGGTTGCAATTGGTCAGCACTTATTAGCACCCTTTCTGGGTGAATTTATGGCACTTTATCCCGAGATTGAGCTAGAGATGCAACTAGAGAATCGGAGAGTAGATTTAATTCACGAAGGCTATGATGTAGTTATTCGCCTTGGCAAGTTAGAGGATTCCACGCTGGTTAGTAAAGTGCTAGGCGAAGATCGTGCAATTCTTGTGGCATCGCCGAACTACATTAAACAGATGGGAATGCCGAAACAGTTAGGAGACCTAAAAAATCATCGTTTCTTAGTGATGGGTGACACACACAACTTCGATCATTGGGCACTAACAGATATTAATGATCGTCAAGAAACATTCGATGTAAGCCAGTATCAATATACGAATCTTAATGATCTGACAATGATACGCCAAGTAGCAATCGATGGCGGTGGCATTGCACTTATGCCCCGTTACCTATGTACAGATGATGTTATGAAATCCGGAAAGTTGTGCCAAATTTTAAGTGATTGGCGTACACCAACATTTCGCTTTTATGCGCTATATCCAAGTCATCGCAGCATGACGATTAAGTTAAGAGCATGGCTCGACTTTTTTAGTAATAAGTTAAATATGCACAAATAGTTTATAAACAAATCGATTTGGTTAAAGGTTAAATCGAGTGCCCTCTTTAAGTAAATCGTATAAAGTTTGGATATACATTTATATCAAGATTAAAACCAGAAAATCATTATGAAAATATTAGCATTTGCAGCAAGTAGTAGTAAGAATTCGATTAATAAAAAGCTTGTAACTTATGCTGTAGGTTTACTCAAAAATGCCCAAACGGAGATTCTAGATCTAAATGATTATGAACTTCCTTTGTTTAGTGAAGATAAAGAAAAGGAACTTGGCCACCCTTCCCTTGCAAATGATTTCTTATTAAAAATTTCTGGAAATGACGCGTTAATTATCTCATTTGCAGAACATAACGGTTCTTACACGGCTGCCTATAAAAACTTATTTGATTGGTGTTCTCGAATTAATACAAAGGTATTTCAAAATAAGCCGATGGTTCTTCTCGCAACATCACCTGGCCCAGGTGGTGCTTCTAATGTATTGACGACTGCCAAGACATCAGCACCTTTCTTTGATGGTAATGTAAAAGCTAGCGTATCAGTACCCAAGTTTTACGAAAATTTTGAATCTGGAAAGCTCATTAACCCTGAAATAGATGAGCAAGTTCATACTGCAGTTAAAAGCCTGTTTTAAAATCCAGCTAAGTCCAATACTGTTTAACTACAGCAGCGCATTATTGGGTTATATATAGGCTAATTATATATTACTGGCAATTATTAATTAAAAATTTACTGATAGAGAATAGCTCCATGAAAGAGTTGGTAGTTTGGGTAATACATACTCCAGCTGGAGCTATTGGACTTGTTGCTGCTGTTGTTGCCTTGTTCGTAATGAAAGGAGGTAATATTCATCGAAAAGCTGGAAATTGGTTCACTGTTTCAATGTCTATAATGTTGATTTCAGGATTCACAGCAGCATATTTAAAAGAATCCACAGATGACATGTTTTTAAGTGCTGTAGTGCTTTATACCGTATTCACCGCATGGCTAACGGTGAAGCATAGAAAAAATGAAACTGGCTTCATGGAATATGCGGCTCTTGTATGGATTGTTGTTTTTGCTATAGCGGCATTTTTTGTAAGCGCTGGTTGGCGTGGAGTAAATGTTCCAAGCGTTTATCTTTATTGGGGAGGTTTTGCAATTTTTTGTTCTATTGGTGATGCCCGTAATTTATACCAGTCTGGCTTATCAGGAATACAACGTATTATTCGACATGTATGGCGTATCGGATTTTCTTTAATTTGGGCACTGTTGGCATTCACAGATAAGATTGTAAAAATGCAAGGTTCTAACGTTAAAGAAATGCCAATAGAACAAGTATTTTACATTGTTGGGATTCCGACGATGTTGGTACTTATAGTTATACTGTATTGGATAGTAAATATTCTATTTTTTTCTCGTAAGAAGTTTGCTAATTATTATTAAAGGTCAGGTAACTTATTTTATGTCTGCTTACGGCCAATAGCGGTCATTTTAAACGATAAGATTTAACAATAATCCAAATTGCAAATGCTAATTCACTGACCGTCATTACTACAGCTATAGCGATTTCTAATGTAGGAGTAATGAGGTTACTATTTTGAAAAAATGAATTAGTGCTGTGTACGAAGATATAACTTAGTCCACCTAGTAATAATAAAATTGCGATTAAATTTGGTGTAAATTTGGATTTGAAGCAGAGTATAGAAAGCGTCAATAAGTGGAATCCAAAAAGTATAAGTCCATAGGAAAAAAACTTCTCAAATCCCTCAAAGTAGGTTGTTATATTTTTTATTCCATTGCTACTTATAAAGGGCTCTACTAAGTTGCTAATCGCAACACAAAGAAACAGTGTGTAGACAATTCTTAAAACGGATGTTAGTGCCGCTAAATTCTGATTTACTGTCCGGTAAAATAAATAAATAGTTATTGAAACAATTATATCTAATACTAATATAAGCACCCAGCCAGCTATTCCAGATTTATAAAGATTTAAATTTTCTTGGTACAGTTTGCTTGTCAGTTCTGTATCTGATAGTACATAAATTGTTCCATGCACATAGCCATATACATAACCTGCGGCAAGTGCCATGAGGATCAGTGAGATACCTGTAATTAGTCCATTTTTCTTGTTCATTGCTACATCGTTTGTTGTGCTAGTTGTTACAAAATAAATTAGGCTATCTGAATGTCCGCTTTGGGTCGTTAGCGGTCATATTACTTTTATGAATTTTTCATTGAATTGAGATACCGATAACACATTGGCCAATACTCTTTTAAAACAGCTTGAGTGCCCAGTGATATGCGGAGTTAATTTCATAATCAAAGTACAACTATCCTTATCGACGCAACCGCTCCTATCTGCGTACGCACATTTTCCAATTTGCTTTAGCCTGCTCTAATGGTACGCCACCTCTGTTAATTTTAAACGCGCTTCGATAACACGTGTTAGCGCATGCACTAGCATGTTCTTTGTCTAACGGAGTCTTGGCACTTTCCATCTTTGCTTTACATTCCTGCTCTTTTTTATTCATATCCTTGATTATCGCTTCAATGGTCTCAGGAGCTTGCACAACCTCTTTGGGAACAGGCGGTTCGCCGGAAACTATTCTTTCAATTGCCGCATGTTCTTCATTACATTGTTTAATTCTATCTTCGGTGAGTAACTCCGGATTTTGATCTGCCATTGCTGCTAATCGCGCGCAAGACATTAAGCACCCGGTAACACTCGCACGTTGTGCTTTTTCCGATGATTTTTTCCAATCAATGCATTGTTGTCCTTTTTTACGAAGGTCATCCACACTCGTTTCCGCATGGGCATTTGTGATTAAAACATTAAGAAAATTAACACATAGTAGTAATAAGAAAACTATATGTGCTTTTTGTATCAATGTGGATAATGTCAATCTCCGCAGATTAATTCGAAAATTCCTCATAACCTTTATCCTATATTAATAGAGTTGAATATTAATAATGTCCGCTTTGGGTCGTAAGCTTTCATTTAATGTTCCCACATTGTTCTAGTTGAATCTTTCTCTTCCGATATCTTAGAGCCTGTCAGTTGATCCCATAAATTCACACCTACCATTACTTCAACATGTCGTGTAGGCACTAGAAACTTTTCTAAGGATTTACTGGATGATGCATGTGGCATTACAAAAGACCACATATGAAGTGCACCACTTTTTCTCTCAGCTAGCACAGATTTAAAATATAAATGTGGTACGGGAAGTTTAATTGGACTGCTATCTGTTGTTGTTATGGTTTCAATCACTAAATCAAAATCAAATATGGGCCCACTAATGACATAAACTTCATACACATCGTCCAACTCGTTTAACTTGCGTACAGCGGTTTCTAAACGTTTCCAAACCCCGCGATTAAAACCTCTAGTCTGTGGTGACATGTTTGACAGTAAAAATGTTTCACTATCTTGTAATGCTTCTTCATTTTGATTCGCGCTCGCAACAAGATGACCTCTATCAAAGCCAGATCCTTCATATTGCGCTTTATCAACTCTGAATAATTCTGGTATTCGGAAATCGGATCTAAAGTTTTCAGACCGCTCTACATCTTCCAAACCTCGATCTACTATTTCGAGCGCCCATTTAGCTTGTCTATAATAATAAGAGTAACCAACGATATAGTGTCTATTAATAAGTATTTGATCTGCCGCAGGCATGCCATACCGAGTTTCTGGCCATTGACTTGCATCTTGCATTTAACACCCCTTACCATGGCTAAATAACGCTAAAATCTATTGTAATACGATAGTGTTTAAAGGTGTCTTACTACAGCCAGGAAATATAGGGGTTACATTTGGGGCATTGAAACTAATGCAACTCTAATAAGTTTATACTTATCAAATAGATAGCTTATTAATCAAGTAGCTACCGCCTCCACCAAATACACTCCCTATGAAATACAGTTTAATAATACTATCAAGCATTTAAGTTGGCTTTATATTGAACTACATTAAGTATTGTTACTTGGCGTTCTTGGACAACTATAAAAATTAAATTTGTAGCTATGTTCGTCTAATTGTAGTCATTTACGAAAAACCGAGACAATTTAAATCTGACACCCTACTTCTGTAATCAACAAACTAGCATGTAGTGACAAATACTAAGAACTTGTAGTTAATAGTAGTTATATACGTCTAATTATAGTTATTAGCTTCTAATTGTGGTTATTTTCGCCAAGCGTATTTAGCGATTACCTGGTTGGAAGCATTTGTTGGGATGCATCTGTAATGAATTGGCAATTGTCACCTACTGATCTTTGAAAATTAATGCAAACACAACCGATGACCCATGATCTTTTTGGTGACAATATAAGGAAAATTTTAGGCAGCACAGCACAATCTACACACTATCACTTTAGAATATATAAGGTATAAGCTGATGAGCAGCGACGCTAAGCGAAATAATACACCTCTCAATTCCTTGGAAACACTCTCTATAAACTCACCTGACGATGTTATTAATTTACTTCGTACCGAAAATTATATTTGTGAACGTGGCTTGGCTACAGCTTTGTTACTGTCCCTCCGCCTACGGCGTCCACTCTTCCTGGAAGGTGAACCCGGAATCGGAAAAACGGAACTTGCCAAAGTAGTCGCCAATTCGCTCAACCGGGATTTTCTGCGATTGCAATGTTATGAAGGTCTCGACATTGCCACATCGGTTTACGAATGGAATTATCCCCGCCAAATGGCCGCAATTAGATTGTCGGAGTCAACTCTCGAACCAGATCAACATCTTATCGATGGTGTGTTTAGCAAAGATTTTCTTATCAAACGGCCTCTTCTCAAAGCCCTGGAACATAGCGATAAAGGGGCACCGGTGCTTCTAGTCGATGAACTTGATCGAGCTGATGCACCATTTGAAGCATACCTCTTGGAATTAATGTCGGATTTCGAAGTTACGGTTCCTGAAATTGGAACATTTCGTACTGACGAGCCACCTATCATCATTGTTACATCAAACCGGACACGTGAGGTTCACGATGCATTACGTCGTCGCTGTATTTATCATTGGATCGATTATCCGACTGAACATCAGGAGTTGGAGATTCTTCAGGCCCGTATTCCTGACATTCCTGAACGTGTTTCAAGAGAACTTGTAGCGTTCATTCAGATTTTACGTCAACAGGATCTCTTCAAAGCACCTGGCATTGCGGAAACGCTTGATTTTGCGTCTGCGCTAGTCGAACTCGACGAAA
It contains:
- a CDS encoding isochorismatase family protein, producing the protein MKIYRLPVIALVAIAALLTTIQTASAEGETMIKTVNGVAQYPDNYQGTPHRNPNEDPFISPTNSALILIDYQPHILMGVKSINHEDLLNNTTALVKSAVHFDLPIIFSHVGVGLNGSQPFIEELKALAPNAVIIDRTNVNAWEEPEFVAAVKATGRTKLIMGGLWTDVCLAYPAIEAANTGYEVLVPEDTIGSISQLSHDNGMKRMEIAGVKPITWNVVLAELQRDHARNATEKEVTRIFMEYLFKMDPDKEWK
- a CDS encoding LysR family transcriptional regulator — encoded protein: MNNLNDMAIFAKVAEFQGISPAARALRMPKSKVSRRMAALEAELGVRLLERSTRAVHLTEVGEIFFQSCKRIVEEAEGARESVIQMLEIPRGRLRVNASVAIGQHLLAPFLGEFMALYPEIELEMQLENRRVDLIHEGYDVVIRLGKLEDSTLVSKVLGEDRAILVASPNYIKQMGMPKQLGDLKNHRFLVMGDTHNFDHWALTDINDRQETFDVSQYQYTNLNDLTMIRQVAIDGGGIALMPRYLCTDDVMKSGKLCQILSDWRTPTFRFYALYPSHRSMTIKLRAWLDFFSNKLNMHK
- a CDS encoding NADPH-dependent FMN reductase → MKILAFAASSSKNSINKKLVTYAVGLLKNAQTEILDLNDYELPLFSEDKEKELGHPSLANDFLLKISGNDALIISFAEHNGSYTAAYKNLFDWCSRINTKVFQNKPMVLLATSPGPGGASNVLTTAKTSAPFFDGNVKASVSVPKFYENFESGKLINPEIDEQVHTAVKSLF
- a CDS encoding DUF4386 family protein, giving the protein MNKKNGLITGISLILMALAAGYVYGYVHGTIYVLSDTELTSKLYQENLNLYKSGIAGWVLILVLDIIVSITIYLFYRTVNQNLAALTSVLRIVYTLFLCVAISNLVEPFISSNGIKNITTYFEGFEKFFSYGLILFGFHLLTLSILCFKSKFTPNLIAILLLLGGLSYIFVHSTNSFFQNSNLITPTLEIAIAVVMTVSELAFAIWIIVKSYRLK
- a CDS encoding DNA/RNA endonuclease G, giving the protein MQDASQWPETRYGMPAADQILINRHYIVGYSYYYRQAKWALEIVDRGLEDVERSENFRSDFRIPELFRVDKAQYEGSGFDRGHLVASANQNEEALQDSETFLLSNMSPQTRGFNRGVWKRLETAVRKLNELDDVYEVYVISGPIFDFDLVIETITTTDSSPIKLPVPHLYFKSVLAERKSGALHMWSFVMPHASSSKSLEKFLVPTRHVEVMVGVNLWDQLTGSKISEEKDSTRTMWEH
- a CDS encoding AAA family ATPase produces the protein MSSDAKRNNTPLNSLETLSINSPDDVINLLRTENYICERGLATALLLSLRLRRPLFLEGEPGIGKTELAKVVANSLNRDFLRLQCYEGLDIATSVYEWNYPRQMAAIRLSESTLEPDQHLIDGVFSKDFLIKRPLLKALEHSDKGAPVLLVDELDRADAPFEAYLLELMSDFEVTVPEIGTFRTDEPPIIIVTSNRTREVHDALRRRCIYHWIDYPTEHQELEILQARIPDIPERVSRELVAFIQILRQQDLFKAPGIAETLDFASALVELDETELNSATLKDMLGTLVKYRDDLTKIQKGDLDTWVEDARRLSIAKEL